One Salmo trutta chromosome 12, fSalTru1.1, whole genome shotgun sequence genomic region harbors:
- the LOC115204231 gene encoding transmembrane protein 88-like, with protein MSLPKNRTLENGITQLHHINNGEPLSSLQFHLQHTGSVTSVPGSPTGGSGVVVPPPYSVAGSVAGATDAPLELRGSLDCWACSILVTAQNLIIALVNSTLVSIVFGTIMTPALVMVVFGFLCHSTVQPNGTSLYCSDLLDDGGCVALLVVGFILVTPLLVLALAAYCRLAHHLQLGICFIPYSRAVYKNLPASRQRGGGCCGHQGASEGEGKGSVWV; from the exons ATGAGTCTGCCGAAGAACCGGACCCTGGAGAATGGCATCACCCAGCTGCATCACATTAACAATGGGGAACCTCTGTCTTCACTGCAATTCCACCTCCAGCACACAGGCTCTGTGACCTCTGTGCCAGGGTCGCCCACAGGGGGGTCAGGGGTGGTGGTGCCACCCCCGTACTCAGTAGCGGGCAGTGTGGCGGGGGCTACGGACGCCCCTCTGGAGCTGAGAGGCTCTCTGGACTGCTGGGCGTGCTCAATACTGGTGACAGCTCAGAACCTGATCATCGCGCTGGTCAACAGTACGCTGGTCAGTATTGTGTTCGGCACCATCATGACCCCAGCGCTGGTCATGGTCGTGTTTGGCTTCCTATGTCACTCTACG GTACAACCCAATGGCACGTCCCTGTACTGTTCAGACCTGCTGGATGACGGTGGCTGTGTGGCCCTGCTGGTGGTGGGCTTCATCCTGGTCACCCCCCTCCTGgtcctggctctggctgcctACTGCCGCCTGGCCCACCACCTCCAACTGGGCATCTGTTTCATCCCCTACAGCAGGGCCGTCTACAAGAACCTGCCTGCCTCGCGCCAACGTGGAGGAGGCTGCTGTGGCCACCAGGGGGCCTCAGAGGGGGAGGGCAAAggcagtgtgtgggtgtga